TTCATCAACTTCACCGCCGTCGACTCCGGCTCGACCTAGCGCCGCGGCGATCACGATGCTTCCCAGCGTCGGGGCAGACAAAGAATTCAACGCGCCGTTGAGACTTCCTATAGGGGTCCTGACCGCGCTGACGATGACCGCGTCCTTCATCGGTCCTCCGCTGGCTGATTCAAGTCGCTCTGTGAAGAATGGGAGCCGGTCTCGTTTCGGCTCTTGGCGAACGAGGCGCGCAAAAACCGCTCGGCATCCCGCGATAGCTCAGCGACGGGAGATTCGGTGTCGAGAGCGAGACGGGGCAGCGCCGATTCCGTTATGGGCTCGAAGAGATCTTTTTGTTTCAGGTAGATTTGCCAGTCGCCGTCCGAAACATCGCGCCCTTCGGCGGCGCGCCTTTGAAGTCGTTCCCGAATGAGTTCTTCCCGTGAATGACAGTAAACGATCGCCACCGGCGCGCCATACTTTGCCGCCGTCTCGAAAACGGCGGCGCGCTGGGTGGCTTTTTGAAACGTGCCATCCAGAATCACTCCTTCTCCGGCGGCGAGATGGCGCTCGGTTTTTTCGGTCATTTTGCGATAAACCCTGCCGGTCATGGCGGCGCCGTAGATTCCTTCGCCGAAATGGGCCGGCTCGCGCCGCTCGGGCGCTCCCGCGAGACGTTTGCGCAGGACATCGGAATTGATGACGGCGGCGCCGAGACGGCGCGCCAGCGCGCGCGCTAAAGTGGATTTGCCGCTGCCGGTGAGGCCGCAGATCATCACAACGAACGGCTTCACCCCTTGCCACGTATAACTGTGGGCAAGATCGAAATAGCGCGCCGCCGTTTCGGCCTGGGTGTCGGAGATCAACGAAAAAACTTTTCCCCGCACCAGCGCGCGGTAACATTGATAGAACGGCAAGAGCTCCGGCAGCTCACGATCGTCCGCCAGCTCGAGATAGCGGCGGAGAAATTGCCGGCCCTGTTCTTTGCCCCCGCGCGCCTCCAGGTCCATCAGCAGAAAAGCGACTTCCGATGCCGTGTCAATGCGGCGCAGTTGGGGGCTGAACTCGACGCAATCGAATATCTGAATGCCTTCGGGCGCGAAGCAGACGTGCTCGCAGTGGAGATCGCCGTGCAGCTCGCGCGCGCGTCCCTCGCGCTCCCGGCGGAGCATCAGCTCGGCGCGCTCGTCCAAAAAGCGGCCGCCGAAGGCGCGGATGGCCGCGAGACTCTCGGCGTCGATCGTGCGTCCGACGAAGGGGGCGAGATCCGCCAGGTTTTGCTGCCAAATTTTTTGCGCGCTCGAAAGATGCCCGTACGCGTGCTTCCTTTGGCCCCGCGCGGCCTGAGCATGAAACGGGACCAGGATTTCCGCCAGAGCCGCCATCATTCGCGGCGTCACCTGGCCGCGCTCCAACAAATAATCGAGCATCCGTTTTTCCGGCAGCCGGCGCATGACGAGAACGTATTCCTCGGGGCGAGCGTCGCTGCCCAACTGCCAGCCGTAATCGTCGCGCGAGATCGGCAGGATGCCCAAGTACACCGACGGCGCCAGCCGCCGGTTGAGACGCAGCTCTTCCTCGAGAAAAAATTTTCTCCGCTCGAGCGTGGAATAATCGACGAACGAGTAGCGCACGTTCTTTTTGATTTTGTACGCCAGCTCCCCGGCGAGAAAGACATGGGAGATGTGCGTCTCCCGATGCGCGACTTCAGTCGGCCTTTCAGGATAAAAAGCCGGGTCGAGCATCGCCTGGACGAGAGGCGTCGAGCACGCTTCGCCGACCGGCATGAATTGCGCTGGCTCCATAAATCTTCGACTTTCAGGGACAAAGGAGAGCAATAACGGTGCCAGCGAAATTCTTCCGCTAACGAAGAGATATGGACGAAATTTTCTTAACTTCCGGAAAGAAAGAAAGGATATTCTCGGAAATGAAAGACTAGGAGATGCCTAATTCTTCGAGCTTCCTGTAGAGAGACGAAAGGCTGATGTCGAGGAGCCGCGCGGCTTCTTTTCGATCTTGGCCGGCCTGGTCCAAGACCCGCAGGATGTGCTGTTTTTCGAATTGCTTGGTCGCGTCCTTGAGATTCACAATGAAAGGAGGAATGGTCTCTTCCGCGTTCAACAACGCCGCCGGCAGATTCTTCAGCGTGATCCAATCGCTGTCGGCGAGAATCATCGTGTGCTCGATCACGTTGTCGAGCTCCCTCACGTTTCCCTTCCACGCCAGAGAGGCCAAGACCCCGATCACTTCGGGCTCCGCCCCCTTAAAACTCTTTTTCAATTCCGGATTGTGCTTCCGAATCAAATGCTCGACCAAAATCGGTATGTCCTCGGGCCGCTCGCGGAGCGGCGGGATGTGGATCTCCATGATGTTCAGCCGGTAGTAGAGATCGTCGCGAAAGCGTTTCTCCTCGACCTCTTTTTTCAGGTCGCGGTTCGTGGCGGCCACCACGCGCGCGTCAATGCGCCGCGGGCTCGTGCTGCCGATCGGCAGAATCTCCTTGGCCTCGA
Above is a window of Candidatus Binatia bacterium DNA encoding:
- a CDS encoding acetyl-CoA C-acetyltransferase (Catalyzes the synthesis of acetoacetyl coenzyme A from two molecules of acetyl coenzyme A. It can also act as a thiolase, catalyzing the reverse reaction and generating two-carbon units from the four-carbon product of fatty acid oxidation); protein product: MKDAVIVSAVRTPIGSLNGALNSLSAPTLGSIVIAAALGRAGVDGGEVDE
- a CDS encoding AAA family ATPase: MEPAQFMPVGEACSTPLVQAMLDPAFYPERPTEVAHRETHISHVFLAGELAYKIKKNVRYSFVDYSTLERRKFFLEEELRLNRRLAPSVYLGILPISRDDYGWQLGSDARPEEYVLVMRRLPEKRMLDYLLERGQVTPRMMAALAEILVPFHAQAARGQRKHAYGHLSSAQKIWQQNLADLAPFVGRTIDAESLAAIRAFGGRFLDERAELMLRREREGRARELHGDLHCEHVCFAPEGIQIFDCVEFSPQLRRIDTASEVAFLLMDLEARGGKEQGRQFLRRYLELADDRELPELLPFYQCYRALVRGKVFSLISDTQAETAARYFDLAHSYTWQGVKPFVVMICGLTGSGKSTLARALARRLGAAVINSDVLRKRLAGAPERREPAHFGEGIYGAAMTGRVYRKMTEKTERHLAAGEGVILDGTFQKATQRAAVFETAAKYGAPVAIVYCHSREELIRERLQRRAAEGRDVSDGDWQIYLKQKDLFEPITESALPRLALDTESPVAELSRDAERFLRASFAKSRNETGSHSSQSDLNQPAEDR
- a CDS encoding sigma 54-interacting transcriptional regulator, whose translation is MQNGLEEIIGKSKLLLNVLEMVKKVAPTQATVLITGESGSGKELVARAIHGLSDRHDKLFLPVNCGALPETLLESLLFGHMKGSFTGAFANQEGLFEKARGGTIFLDEIGEIPQHLQVKLLRALEAKEILPIGSTSPRRIDARVVAATNRDLKKEVEEKRFRDDLYYRLNIMEIHIPPLRERPEDIPILVEHLIRKHNPELKKSFKGAEPEVIGVLASLAWKGNVRELDNVIEHTMILADSDWITLKNLPAALLNAEETIPPFIVNLKDATKQFEKQHILRVLDQAGQDRKEAARLLDISLSSLYRKLEELGIS